AGGATCTGCCTTAGGTCTGACTTGTTTGGGTAAAATCGGGAAAAAAGAGTTAATGACAAGATTCATGGTTTAGAACCCGCCTAAAGGTTAATTTGTAGCAAGATTAACTACttgagttattattattattattgaaatgaGGTAAACACTTTTGGTTTGGtgttacatttttaaaatttaaaactcattagAATGAttgttttcaaaaagaaaaaagaaaaaagaaaagcaacaaCACTATTTTATTAGGAAAACTAATGTCATTTTTCTTTGgatatttattgattatttagaGGATCTACTCTTTatctgtattaatttttttattatgaaaataaataatttagggACAGTAATAATTCTTCCCACAAAAGATGGTCTATGGTACTCATGACATGGGATCTTCATTCAAATTAAGAATAATTTCACCTTCTTTAGTATTCCAGAATGATTGtcccaaaaatgaaaaaaaaaatatgaattaaagtAGTCTTCATTAATATGTGAAGATGACAAATTATGACATAGATTTAATTATAATGATATTTGAGGCAAGGTGATAATTGTGTTTTGTGGATGTGGAAAAATGACCAAGGTGAACGTTGTAGAAAAAGACCCCACATCTCAATTATTTCTCCCCATCAATTTACCGACAAGAATTGCACGGTCAATGCctttgatttttattatatattgtttcaaaaatttaaaaaaattatgatatatttttattttaaagttaaatgaataaaaatatttgaaaaaataaaataacataagaaagtattatttataaatttagaaaattgtaGAATTGGATCCcataaacatttttatttatccttCACATGCGACAATTAATGAAAAATCCGTACAAGGTTCACAATACATAATTATTGAACTGGGAACTCATGCATTTGGGCATGAGCTTGATATTGACAGGACTTTCAATTCCCTCTCATACTTCTATAAGAAACTTATTTTCTACCCCACGGGTGTGTtttataagaaagaaaatattttttgatcttattttaaaatatttatataaattttaagagaTCAACACACCATAAAAATAaaggttatttttatttaaattaaatagaaatttgtgttataaaatatgatattcttgtattatttttatcGAACAAGTTAATCGGAAAAGCTTATGATAAAAACTATTGTCAATAAAGTATCGTAAAGCTTCTTACATAAATAAacactaatatttttttcttcactgaTTTAATCGAAATATCAGTAGAAATGGAAGCCAAATGAGGGGTTTTGGTTGGCTGATATGAAGTTCTTTCGGTTTTGattgtttataaattatttctataaaaaaaaagaaaattcaaggtACTTACTTTTTTACTTAGACCAAAACTGAAAAATCTTCCGAAGCTCCCTATTAATTCAATTAGAAATTTGCCaacttatctttaaaaaaattagtcatTCTATAATTTAAACTGTTGAATCACTTTGTCCAAGAACTAAAAATATGTTCAACCTAGAGCCTAACATTATGTGtggattattattattcattgtatTATGTTGTATTCTCATTGTATTTactatgtttgttttgattgttatttaatatgtattgtattgtattgttaaatttagttgttacgtaacaatgaaaattctattttatggaacaaccaatttggtgtgttcccattctttcttaatttatttttccaattatatatttacataatatttcaaaatactattttaccctttattttaattatttaaatcttctATCCTAGAataattagaatattttagtaaatttataaattacaataaaatacGATACGATCAAaccaaatatttcaaatattattaaacaacaacaaacaatacagtctaaccaaacattgtatctaccatacaatacagtataatagagtacaatacattatgaaataatgggtaacaatgatccaaataaattgtaaatttttaataaggaattcaatatctataaaaatagatatatgaaatagcaaaaaaaattcaacaacttttatagatatatatagatataaaattattttaatcatatgtagataatataattttaataataatcttAAGCTCCGCCCTTGCCTGGGATGTTGGTCATGCAAAAGGTTACTGCCaagattactttttttttttggattttctttttaattattttgtagcAACATTTTGCGACATGTTTCTGGGGATATGTATGGCAGTTTCTTTTTTGAccaattactttattttaacaaaaaaggGCGTAAAATACTCGTAAATCAACCAAGCCATAATCAAAGGAAGCACCCAAATACAAACAACTAAATCATCATTAAAATTCACAAAAACAAgataattaatacataaaacaAGAATTAAAAAGTCTCAAACACACTTCTCATTCCCCAATAATGTAGTACTAGTAGCTAGCTAGCTAGCTTCTTCCTTTCTCACTTCCCAACCATGTAGTACAATAGACCACTCGATCAATATCTCACACAGTTTTGCAGGGCAGTTTCTTTGATGGTTCAAAAGCAAAAGGTCCCACATTAAACAGCTTTACTTCTGGCTCTGATAATGTCATTGGAGATGGAGGTGCAGGGATCAACATGGCTCCACTTTGCCCATTGTGAAAATTCGTTGGAACACTGCATTCTGCTTTTGGTGATTTTGCTAAGAACACCTTGCACTTGTGGTAACCTGCTGTGGTCAACCATTTTGGTTGAATGAAGAAGAACCCATTCTTGTCTGTTGTGCCTAGACTTGTTAAGTGATACTTTGTGTTGTTACATGCCAACTTCACTACCGCTCCTGTAACACATATGAACAtagtcaaattaaaaaaaaaaaaagttacaacaTAATATATCATTGAAATTTTAACACAATATGATAAAGAtcacaataattttaaaatatttagtacTTTGAAACTAAGACACGTAAAATGAAACACGAGAGAGAATATGatgtaataaaaaatttcacctTGGATTGGAGAAGCTCCTAAGAGGGTGTCAACTCCTCTATACTTGCAAGCTTTGCAGTAAACAACTCCTCTCACACCTACAAACTTTCTGACCGGAAGAGGAGACGGTGGTTTAACCGGTGGATGAGCTGGCGGAGACGGTGGTTTAACTGGTGAATGAGCTGGTGGTTTCACAGGAGGAGAAGGTGATTTGCTAGGTGAATGTGCTGGTGGAGATGCTAGTTTACTTGGAGAATGTGCTGGTGGAGATGAGTGGGAGGGATGAGAAGCAGGGGGTTGGGAGTGGTgcttatggtggtggtggtggccACCTTTATGAGGCTTAGGGGCTTCAACAGGTGGGGAGCTAACAAGAGAATGAGGAGCTAATTCTGAAGCAACAATGCCAGCATCATTTTGGCCAAGAACAGTGAAGGAAGCAATTAGTAAAAATGCAAGAATAAACCCAAGGGACTTAGTTGGAACAAAATCCATTTTTTTTAGACAAATGGCGTTGTGAATTGAACTCTAAGTAGGTGTGGTGTGTAAGGGGAAAATGGATGAATTTATAGTGAGGGTTGAAGAGTCATATTTTGTACGGATTTAACTCCTCTTTGTTATTTATTCTCTCCATTTTTTCAagtatatacttgaatagaagttatgtgtcaatatttaaaattaaaggcgaaaatttaaaatacaaataaattttcgcctttaatttttaattatgacaCATAATTTCTATCCAAGTGTATAATTAGAATAATAGATGGAATAAATAATGGAGATAATACACTACCCCCtcttttacaatttcttttttaaattaatttttttatacattctatacatctttttaaaatttaaacatcTTCTTTTACATATTGCAACATCACACAAAGTCAAAACTACACTAACAAAAGGATGAAAagacatataattttatattttataagaagaaagaaaataaaaaggagcATGAATTATGAATTAAGGGTCCATCTGATCGgattatgacaaataaaaggggtaaaattcataatgaagaaaataaagatattGTACAGGTGGCTAAATGCTTGACATGCAGAGGACAGGGATGGGGCATCTTAATTTTGCACATCTATCCATACCTTGTACAATTTTCCATATGTCATCTTACTCCTTTAAATGGTTATAAAAGGAGAAATAGTCGGATCACCAGATTCAAATTGGCTTTTCCAATTCCAGCAAATTATGTTTAAATGCTTCtaattaatataacataatctgcaaaaataattaatacttttttaactatgttaaaataaaagcgtaaaaatataatttattttgaattggaGTAATAGTATACCTTTTTGTCTGGATATAAACAGAATTCCAGGAGTAACGGCTAAATTGGAGCAGCAGCTTGCCTCTTCAATTTATGGTTTACTTCTCGAGGAAACTCTCTTTTACATTTCAAATTGGCTAAGGTATATAGTTAAGTGAAGGATTAGTATTCCTAATTCCTCTTTAATCATATGTTAgcgatttgaattttaaatatttgaatccTAATTAATTGAATCCTCAAATGATCCATATCGAATTACTTAGATCttatgttaaatattttaaagttgaaaattgaaaaattgggtttttgaaattttataatttgaaactttttaatATATCCACCTTTCAGGTGAAACAAATTTGcccaaaattattatttcaaagatAATTTATGTTCGATATCAAACGAGTCCAAAGAATATACTGTATTACTTTGGCCCTCCAATTATTGAAAGCTGTGTAAATGCATTGATTGGAAATCAAAACCAAATTACCCGTTGGTACTAAACATTGGACAAGGGATAAATATTTTCCCTTTTCCATTTTTGCTACGTCACGTGACAACAACATTTCATCTTatagggtttagtttttttttagataatttattttattatgtatatgaaataacttattttattactatGATATAAATAGTGAGATAGGTTATTTCAAACATATAAacgaaataatataaaaagctTTTATTCCGtcgttattatttttaatctctCATATTAAATGACCCTTCAAAACATACTTTTTAACTTCAAAACTGAAAATACTCTATTTATTATCTTACCACATAAAATTGATAATGTGTATCAACGAAATATGAGAGTAAGTATACATGTATCACTTTTGATTAAATTGAAATCAATAGATAAATGTAGATTTCACAAATTTTCTCAGTAAAaaggtaattaaaaaaaagataacatTTTTTTCTCTGTTTATTGTGCTTGAGGCCTCAACTAAATATTATAAGAGTTTAGATTTGAGGAACTTTGACAAATagctattataataaaattttttaactcATTATTATAATACACTTGGGTCAccttataatttaattataaataaggATAAACATGTgtataaaagacatatatgatGCTATATTAATTAGTTTCATATAAATGTCGATTAAATTTCAATCCTAAACTTAAAGTACTCTGATTAGCACATTTttacctttctttttttttaaattttttttttatatgagacCTCTTTTTCCTATTCATTTAAGAAAGGATTTagacatttttatatatagcaACTCGTTTATCATAGTAATCTCATATTTAGACTACAAGATTGTAAAGATACTATGATAAATTCTACATATTTAATCTAACATGGTCACTAATATaatttacttcatttttttcaagaaacttAGTACAATTTTTTGAATCAAAGcacaatatgatttttttcagGTTTCCAGTCTAAAGTTGCAAGACAGAAGGAAACCAAATTCATAAAATGAAAGTCAGGACAAGGCAAtattataaacttttaatttttttttattgaatttgatTTGTAGCGCAAGTATCGTTCGTGTGAAACTAGAGAAAGGAAAAGATAAAAGCATTTTCCTTGAGAAACTCCATACTTTTATTTTCCTAGCTAAGTACTCCATTAATATTGAAGAGCTCAATTTTTACTTTCTGCATGGGAATTTGTTTGGGGCTTCGAATATAAAAGGCCCAACACCAAAGAAATCAAACATTGGGCCTGGGCCTGGGCCATGATTACCCGGTGGCAGGATAGGTTTCAATTGAGCACCAGATTTTCCATTGTTGAAATTTGTTGGCACATTGCAAATTGGTTTGGGTGATTTCACTAAGTATACTCTGCATTTGTGTACATCTGCTCTGGTTAAAGATATGGGTGTGATAGAGAAATCACCATTCTTGTCTGTCAATGCTGTTTGAACATGTGCCTTTCTTCCATTATTGTGACAAACTAGCTTCACTGAAGCTCCTGCAGTGAATATAAACAACAAAACCATTGttaattttaaatgtaataAGCTCATGAATCACAATAATTGcaaaagataatgaaattaaGATACTAAGATATTTTTAAGCCAGTTTTTGATTTGTGAAGTGTTTtgacaaataaataatgaagtATTTGACAAGATTAAAAATAACTGAATTAAAAAACTGTTTTTCTAAGCCAATTTAAACCCCTCTTTCGCGGTACATATACGTAC
This window of the Solanum pennellii chromosome 2, SPENNV200 genome carries:
- the LOC107008682 gene encoding non-classical arabinogalactan protein 31, with the translated sequence MDFVPTKSLGFILAFLLIASFTVLGQNDAGIVASELAPHSLVSSPPVEAPKPHKGGHHHHHKHHSQPPASHPSHSSPPAHSPSKLASPPAHSPSKSPSPPVKPPAHSPVKPPSPPAHPPVKPPSPLPVRKFVGVRGVVYCKACKYRGVDTLLGASPIQGAVVKLACNNTKYHLTSLGTTDKNGFFFIQPKWLTTAGYHKCKVFLAKSPKAECSVPTNFHNGQSGAMLIPAPPSPMTLSEPEVKLFNVGPFAFEPSKKLPCKTV